From the genome of Geobacter sp. SVR, one region includes:
- a CDS encoding bifunctional 2-polyprenyl-6-hydroxyphenol methylase/3-demethylubiquinol 3-O-methyltransferase UbiG — protein MAAVAESVKRYSRFFKIQQARAVLDYGTGTMRNAVYLAREGFSVYAADLPGQVEKLHGCPARRHIERLLSTEELPQSRLNVDVVLSTYVFNIIMDSSGRDRYLENVTANLRPGGYLLMEVRCRQPQERCDVTCGDYFACAECSKTLTHQELDAVMAPHGLRRISHYYRSHAVAAIYQMTACRSHSG, from the coding sequence ATGGCAGCAGTTGCCGAGAGTGTGAAGCGGTACAGTCGGTTTTTCAAGATTCAGCAGGCCCGGGCGGTTCTGGATTACGGAACCGGCACCATGCGCAATGCGGTATACCTGGCCCGGGAAGGCTTCAGCGTCTATGCCGCCGACCTTCCCGGCCAGGTCGAAAAACTGCATGGCTGTCCGGCCCGGCGGCATATCGAGCGGCTGCTGTCGACCGAGGAACTGCCCCAGAGCAGGCTGAACGTGGATGTGGTGCTTTCCACCTACGTGTTCAACATCATCATGGACAGCAGCGGGCGTGACCGCTATCTGGAGAATGTCACGGCCAATCTCAGGCCGGGAGGCTACCTGCTGATGGAGGTCCGCTGCCGCCAGCCGCAGGAGCGCTGCGATGTCACCTGCGGGGATTACTTCGCCTGTGCCGAATGCTCGAAAACGCTAACCCACCAGGAACTGGACGCCGTCATGGCGCCGCACGGGTTACGGCGCATCAGTCATTATTACCGCAGCCACGCCGTTGCCGCCATCTACCAGATGACTGCCTGCCGCAGTCATTCAGGATGA
- a CDS encoding nitrogenase iron protein, translating to MTEHIVLYGKGGVGSSTLTSNITAALVEAGFRVLQIGCGPKADSCSMLNKGCPVPTVWDEYAGTGRVTFDSVVTRGFKGAFCIEFGRPRIKKESAAALALDQLLEHGLITALLPDFVLYDISGDHDGFLHALAEKITVKRIFAVTTADFMSLAAVNDILVQLERFRDSHVPVPVGGLLPNSITCSFEESFISDFARNTHTRTLAPIPRSLVVRQCELHGRTVIEASPLSNQSYFYRRLANQIVDECNGRRGNGLPQPMRPEQLREWARAWGNRLHALDNGLVTDGAAI from the coding sequence ATGACTGAACATATCGTGCTCTATGGCAAAGGTGGTGTCGGCAGTTCGACCTTGACCTCCAATATAACCGCAGCCCTTGTTGAGGCCGGCTTCCGTGTTCTGCAGATCGGCTGCGGACCGAAAGCCGATTCCTGCAGCATGCTCAACAAGGGCTGTCCGGTTCCGACGGTCTGGGACGAGTATGCCGGAACGGGCCGTGTCACGTTCGATTCCGTTGTCACGCGCGGCTTCAAGGGGGCCTTTTGCATTGAATTCGGACGGCCCCGGATTAAAAAGGAGTCCGCGGCAGCCCTGGCGCTCGACCAACTGCTGGAACATGGCCTGATTACGGCACTGCTGCCTGATTTCGTGCTGTACGATATTTCCGGTGATCATGACGGCTTCCTGCACGCATTGGCCGAGAAGATCACCGTGAAACGCATCTTTGCCGTAACAACGGCTGACTTTATGTCGCTCGCTGCGGTCAACGATATTCTGGTCCAGTTGGAGCGCTTCCGGGACTCTCATGTCCCCGTTCCTGTGGGAGGTCTGCTGCCCAACAGCATCACCTGCTCGTTCGAGGAGTCCTTTATCTCGGATTTCGCCCGGAACACACACACCCGCACGCTGGCGCCAATACCGCGTTCCCTGGTCGTCCGCCAGTGTGAACTGCACGGCAGGACCGTGATCGAGGCATCGCCCCTGTCAAACCAGTCCTACTTCTATCGCCGCCTGGCAAACCAGATCGTGGACGAATGCAACGGGCGCAGGGGCAACGGGCTGCCGCAGCCGATGCGGCCCGAACAGCTGCGGGAGTGGGCACGCGCCTGGGGCAATCGTCTGCATGCCCTGGATAATGGATTGGTCACCGATGGCGCAGCCATCTGA
- a CDS encoding ABC transporter substrate-binding protein, whose protein sequence is MMRWKTMLLALIAVALGVSVSQAADLKKLKAGYLPTSGHLLYFVAKEKGFFQQEGLDVELARFTNSGEGLTALKTGKLDIGSFGTSAPLAFIAKGADFTVFGGQMGEGHGLIAKPEKAERFKELKNFKGATIGAVRLATGDVVFRAALHEAGVDWKKDLTIKEFDSPAAVLEAVKKGSLDAGLVWIPYFTLAEKQGLKVVKYSGDVIKSHTCCRQVALTSTIKERQADLEKFLVALLRAYKFYLEDKNGTVDVVAKYVPIDKTDLYKDIYGGHLLVSPDPHRKSVLQFWEFMKKADYITSNESIDNRINVRLYGNALATLARNEPKEGLWKKLDKEFRSGDADLHIKAH, encoded by the coding sequence ATGATGCGATGGAAAACGATGCTACTGGCCCTGATCGCTGTGGCGCTGGGCGTATCCGTCAGCCAGGCGGCTGACCTGAAGAAACTGAAGGCGGGCTACCTGCCGACTTCGGGACACCTGCTCTATTTCGTGGCCAAGGAAAAAGGCTTTTTTCAGCAGGAGGGGCTGGATGTGGAACTGGCGCGCTTCACCAATTCGGGTGAGGGGCTGACGGCACTCAAGACGGGCAAGCTGGATATCGGCTCCTTCGGCACTTCGGCGCCGCTGGCCTTTATCGCCAAGGGGGCCGACTTCACCGTGTTCGGCGGCCAGATGGGTGAGGGGCACGGCCTGATCGCCAAGCCGGAGAAGGCCGAACGGTTCAAGGAGCTGAAGAACTTCAAGGGGGCCACGATCGGGGCGGTGCGGTTGGCGACCGGGGACGTGGTCTTCCGCGCCGCGCTGCACGAGGCGGGGGTGGACTGGAAGAAGGATCTGACGATCAAGGAGTTCGATTCGCCCGCAGCCGTGTTGGAGGCGGTCAAGAAGGGATCGCTGGACGCAGGCCTGGTCTGGATCCCGTATTTCACCCTGGCTGAGAAGCAGGGCCTGAAGGTGGTCAAGTACTCCGGCGACGTGATCAAGTCCCATACCTGCTGCCGCCAGGTGGCACTGACCTCCACCATCAAGGAGCGCCAGGCCGACCTGGAAAAGTTCCTGGTGGCCCTACTGCGCGCCTACAAGTTCTACCTGGAGGACAAGAACGGTACCGTTGACGTGGTGGCCAAGTATGTCCCGATCGACAAGACCGACCTGTACAAGGATATCTACGGCGGGCACCTCCTGGTCAGCCCGGATCCGCACCGAAAATCGGTACTCCAGTTCTGGGAGTTCATGAAGAAGGCGGACTATATCACTTCCAACGAATCGATCGACAACCGGATCAATGTCCGCCTGTACGGCAACGCCCTGGCCACGTTGGCCCGGAACGAACCCAAGGAAGGGCTGTGGAAGAAGCTGGACAAGGAATTCAGGAGCGGCGACGCAGACCTGCACATAAAGGCACATTAA